One uncultured Alphaproteobacteria bacterium genomic region harbors:
- the yfeC gene encoding Chelated iron transport system membrane protein YfeC, which yields MTHLLEPFAYDYMRTAMAIGAMVGGICAFLSAYMMLKGWSLIGDALSHAIVPGVAGAYMLGLPFALGAFLAGGLAAAAMLFLNRSTRLKTDAVIGLIFTGFFGLGLFMVSLSPASVSVQTIVLGNVLAIAPGDALQLAIIGATSLLFLGLKWKDLLAVFFDEAHARAIGLPVTALKIGFFAVLSACTVAALRAVGAFLVIALVVTPGATAYLLTDRFSHLLAISVGIGVVTSFIGIYASYFLDGASGGVVVVLQTLVFLAAFALAPKHGVLASRRRARLAAEGGR from the coding sequence ATGACGCACCTGCTCGAACCGTTCGCCTACGACTACATGCGCACCGCGATGGCGATCGGCGCGATGGTCGGCGGCATCTGCGCCTTTCTCTCCGCCTACATGATGCTCAAGGGCTGGTCGCTGATCGGCGACGCCCTCTCCCACGCGATCGTGCCGGGCGTCGCGGGCGCCTACATGCTCGGCCTGCCGTTCGCGCTCGGCGCGTTCCTGGCGGGAGGGCTGGCGGCGGCGGCGATGCTGTTCCTCAACCGCAGCACCCGGCTCAAGACCGACGCGGTGATCGGCCTGATCTTCACCGGGTTCTTCGGGCTCGGGCTGTTCATGGTGTCGCTGTCGCCGGCGTCGGTGAGCGTGCAGACGATCGTCCTCGGCAACGTGCTTGCGATCGCCCCCGGCGACGCCCTCCAGCTTGCGATCATCGGCGCGACGTCGCTGCTGTTCCTCGGGCTGAAGTGGAAGGACCTGCTCGCGGTATTCTTCGACGAAGCCCACGCCCGCGCCATCGGCCTGCCGGTGACGGCCCTCAAGATCGGCTTCTTCGCGGTGCTCTCGGCCTGCACGGTGGCGGCGCTGCGGGCGGTCGGGGCGTTCCTGGTGATCGCACTGGTGGTGACGCCGGGAGCGACCGCCTACCTCCTCACCGATCGGTTTTCGCACCTGCTCGCGATCAGCGTCGGCATCGGCGTCGTCACCAGTTTCATCGGCATCTACGCCAGCTACTTTCTCGACGGCGCCAGCGGCGGCGTGGTGGTGGTGCTTCAGACCCTCGTCTTCCTCGCCGCGTTCGCGCTGGCGCCGAAGCACGGCGTGCTCGCCAGCCGCCGTCGCGCACGCCTGGCGGCGGAGGGCGGACGATGA
- a CDS encoding Virulence factor family protein — protein MNLLGFCGLWAALLAATPALADDFDMNLVGRPEIVRPAAAPTGAVVLFSGTSGWGAAEAALADALAARGALVIGIETPATLGRIAGAADDCVWVIGEIEAVSHAAQRELGAADYHFPALAGIGAGAAFALAVAAQTEDATIARVVAVDPAAAPTTGKPFCMPASAASGSAPFPVSIVLTPSAHRGERLRAASLAKGRPEVTVRETAAAPSDALFAALAPPPVATRDALADLPLEELPTATPGDAFAILYSGDGGWRDLDKEVAAILRKDGLPVVGVDSLRYFWTRKSPETVAADLDRIVRAYRAKWGAKRVALIGYSFGADILPIAVNRLSADVRAAVAQVSLLAFSETADLEVTVGSWLDRKGREAMPSLAEARRLDPRRVQCFYGADDEDAACAKLAGSGVEVVRTAGGHHFDGDYAALARRIREGLRARAALPPG, from the coding sequence ATGAATCTCCTGGGTTTCTGCGGACTTTGGGCGGCGCTGCTGGCGGCGACCCCGGCACTGGCGGACGACTTCGACATGAACCTGGTCGGACGGCCCGAAATCGTCAGGCCCGCGGCGGCGCCGACCGGCGCGGTGGTGCTGTTCTCGGGAACTTCGGGATGGGGCGCGGCGGAAGCCGCGCTGGCTGACGCGCTCGCCGCCCGCGGGGCGCTGGTGATCGGCATCGAGACTCCCGCAACGCTCGGGCGCATCGCCGGAGCCGCCGACGACTGCGTCTGGGTGATCGGCGAGATCGAGGCGGTGAGCCACGCCGCGCAACGCGAACTCGGTGCGGCCGACTATCACTTCCCGGCGCTCGCCGGAATCGGCGCGGGCGCGGCGTTCGCCCTCGCGGTGGCGGCGCAGACCGAGGACGCCACCATCGCCCGCGTCGTCGCGGTCGACCCCGCCGCCGCGCCGACGACTGGCAAGCCGTTCTGCATGCCGGCGTCGGCCGCCTCCGGGAGCGCGCCGTTTCCGGTGTCGATCGTCCTGACCCCCTCGGCGCATCGCGGCGAGCGGCTGCGCGCCGCGAGCCTGGCGAAGGGGCGGCCGGAGGTGACGGTGCGCGAAACCGCCGCCGCGCCCTCGGATGCGCTGTTCGCCGCGCTTGCGCCGCCGCCGGTTGCCACGCGCGATGCGCTCGCCGATCTGCCGCTCGAGGAACTGCCGACGGCGACGCCGGGCGACGCGTTCGCGATCCTGTATTCCGGCGACGGCGGTTGGCGCGACCTCGACAAGGAGGTCGCGGCGATCCTGCGCAAGGACGGTCTGCCGGTGGTGGGGGTGGACTCCTTGCGCTATTTCTGGACCCGCAAATCCCCCGAGACGGTCGCCGCCGATCTCGACCGCATCGTCCGCGCCTACCGGGCGAAGTGGGGGGCGAAGCGGGTGGCGCTGATCGGCTATTCGTTCGGCGCCGACATCCTGCCGATCGCGGTCAACCGCCTGTCCGCCGACGTGCGCGCGGCGGTGGCGCAGGTGTCGCTGCTGGCATTCTCCGAAACTGCGGATCTCGAAGTCACGGTGGGAAGCTGGCTCGACCGCAAGGGGCGGGAAGCGATGCCGAGCCTCGCCGAGGCCCGGCGTCTCGATCCGCGCCGGGTGCAGTGCTTCTACGGTGCGGACGACGAGGATGCCGCCTGCGCGAAACTCGCGGGCAGCGGCGTCGAGGTCGTCCGAACCGCCGGAGGCCACCATTTCGATGGCGATTACGCGGCGCTCGCGCGCCGGATCCGCGAAGGGCTTCGCGCCCGCGCCGCGCTGCCGCCTGGATGA
- a CDS encoding Uncharacterized periplasmic iron-binding protein HI_0362 — protein MARLRAFAYLTVFLLVAGPAHAAEKFKAVTTFTVIADIARNVAGDAAEVESITKPNAEIHNYQPTPGDLMRARGAKLILWNGLNLELWFEKFFRNLEGVPGVVVSAGVEPISISEGPYTGKPNPHAWMSPQAALIYVDNIRDAFAQHDPANAAIYSANAEAYKARIEAAVAPIRAALAGIPEDRRRLVTSEGAFSYLARDFGLKELYLWPINADQQGTPQQVRKVVEAVRRHHIPAVFSESTISPKPAQQVARETGAKYGGVLYVDSLSAADGPVPTYLDLLRVTTETVVRGLTQ, from the coding sequence ATGGCCCGTTTGCGTGCGTTCGCGTACCTCACCGTGTTTCTGCTGGTTGCCGGGCCGGCGCATGCCGCCGAGAAATTCAAGGCTGTCACCACCTTCACGGTGATCGCCGACATCGCCCGCAACGTCGCGGGCGACGCCGCCGAGGTGGAGTCGATCACCAAGCCGAATGCGGAAATCCACAATTACCAGCCGACGCCGGGCGACCTGATGCGCGCGCGCGGCGCCAAGCTGATCCTGTGGAACGGCCTAAATCTCGAACTCTGGTTCGAGAAGTTCTTTCGGAACCTCGAAGGCGTGCCGGGCGTGGTGGTCTCCGCCGGGGTCGAGCCGATAAGCATCTCCGAAGGCCCCTACACCGGCAAACCCAACCCCCACGCCTGGATGTCGCCGCAGGCGGCGCTGATCTACGTCGACAACATCCGCGACGCGTTCGCGCAGCACGACCCCGCCAACGCCGCGATCTATTCGGCCAACGCCGAGGCCTACAAGGCCAGGATCGAGGCCGCGGTCGCGCCGATCCGCGCCGCCCTGGCGGGCATCCCCGAAGATCGCCGCCGGCTGGTGACGAGCGAGGGAGCGTTCAGCTACCTCGCCCGCGATTTCGGCCTCAAGGAGCTCTATCTCTGGCCGATCAACGCCGACCAGCAGGGCACGCCGCAGCAGGTGCGCAAGGTCGTCGAGGCGGTGAGGCGCCACCACATCCCGGCGGTGTTCAGCGAAAGCACGATTTCGCCCAAGCCCGCGCAGCAGGTCGCGCGCGAAACCGGGGCGAAATACGGCGGCGTGCTCTACGTCGACTCCCTCTCCGCGGCGGACGGTCCGGTGCCCACCTACCTCGACCTGCTGCGCGTCACCACCGAGACCGTCGTCCGGGGGCTGACGCAATGA
- a CDS encoding Methyl-accepting chemotaxis protein — translation MAGQLSIAKKVWIPIVVAAIGFAALTVYARSTIATVMLEDRIEKIRSVAEGAVATAARFEKEAAEGRLSVDAAQAATITALRGLRYDGNDGYIYIYTGEGTAVMIPPKPALEGKSLVEMKDANGFFIVRDFMEGTSRQGHAITRYLWEKPGSPKPEPKVSYTLPFKPWNWMVGTGLYVDDIDAEVTAVTWKLLAVAGTFLVLIVLPSAWVGRQVSRPIVEMTATMRRIAAGDLDAESGYRDRSDEIGEMAKAVNVFKENARDRQRLAEEAAQTEEQRAAERRALMHKLADDFESAIGEVLRNTSSSARTLTELARMMGDNAQRTSAEARTVRDASDMASRNVETVASASEELSASISEIAHQVQEASSNARETVADAETANTRVGALAATAGRIGEVVNLITDIASQTNLLALNATIEAARAGEAGKGFAVVAGEVKTLANQTAKATQDITEQINSVQSETEQVVGAIRTVSQRIAGIDDVTTSIAAAIEEQTAATSEISRSVQEAAQGTRTVSESIATVVDTAAEAQKASEKLSDECRSLLRQTTDLKVAVDDILSAIRDE, via the coding sequence ATGGCGGGACAACTCAGCATCGCAAAGAAGGTCTGGATTCCGATCGTCGTCGCGGCGATCGGTTTCGCGGCGCTCACGGTCTATGCGCGGTCGACGATCGCCACGGTGATGCTCGAAGACCGCATCGAGAAGATCCGCAGCGTCGCCGAGGGCGCGGTCGCCACCGCCGCACGTTTCGAGAAAGAGGCGGCGGAAGGCCGTCTGAGCGTCGACGCGGCGCAGGCGGCGACGATCACCGCGCTGCGCGGTCTGCGCTACGATGGCAACGACGGCTACATCTACATCTACACCGGCGAAGGCACCGCGGTGATGATTCCGCCGAAGCCCGCCCTCGAAGGTAAGAGCCTGGTGGAGATGAAGGACGCGAACGGATTCTTCATCGTGCGCGACTTCATGGAAGGCACCTCGCGCCAGGGGCACGCGATCACCCGTTATCTGTGGGAAAAACCCGGCTCGCCGAAGCCCGAGCCCAAGGTCAGCTACACCTTGCCGTTCAAGCCGTGGAACTGGATGGTCGGCACCGGCCTCTACGTCGACGACATCGACGCCGAGGTGACGGCGGTGACCTGGAAGCTGCTGGCCGTCGCCGGAACGTTCCTGGTGCTGATCGTGCTGCCGTCGGCCTGGGTCGGACGGCAGGTCTCGCGGCCGATCGTGGAGATGACCGCAACGATGCGGCGGATCGCGGCGGGCGATCTCGACGCCGAAAGCGGCTATCGCGACCGCTCCGACGAGATCGGCGAAATGGCGAAGGCGGTCAACGTCTTCAAGGAGAACGCGCGGGACCGCCAACGCCTCGCCGAAGAAGCCGCGCAGACCGAGGAGCAGCGCGCCGCCGAACGCCGGGCGCTGATGCACAAGCTGGCCGACGACTTCGAAAGCGCGATCGGCGAAGTGCTGCGCAACACCTCGTCGTCGGCGCGGACCCTCACCGAACTCGCGCGGATGATGGGCGACAACGCCCAGCGCACCTCGGCCGAAGCCCGCACCGTGCGCGACGCTTCCGACATGGCGTCGCGCAACGTCGAAACCGTCGCCTCGGCATCGGAAGAACTCTCCGCCTCGATCTCCGAGATCGCGCATCAGGTCCAGGAGGCGTCCTCCAACGCGCGGGAAACGGTCGCCGACGCCGAAACCGCCAACACCCGCGTCGGCGCGTTGGCGGCCACCGCCGGCCGCATCGGCGAGGTGGTCAACCTGATCACCGACATCGCCAGCCAGACCAATCTGCTGGCCTTGAACGCGACGATCGAGGCGGCGCGCGCGGGCGAGGCGGGCAAGGGCTTCGCGGTCGTCGCCGGCGAAGTCAAAACCCTCGCCAACCAGACCGCCAAGGCGACCCAGGACATCACCGAGCAGATCAACAGCGTGCAATCGGAAACCGAGCAGGTGGTCGGCGCGATCCGCACGGTGTCGCAGCGCATCGCCGGGATCGACGACGTCACCACCTCGATCGCCGCGGCGATCGAGGAACAGACCGCCGCCACTTCGGAGATCAGCCGCAGCGTGCAGGAGGCGGCGCAGGGCACGCGCACCGTGTCGGAATCCATCGCCACGGTGGTGGATACCGCCGCAGAGGCGCAGAAAGCGTCGGAAAAGCTCTCCGACGAATGCCGGAGCCTGCTGCGCCAGACCACCGATCTCAAGGTGGCGGTGGACGACATCCTCTCCGCGATCCGCGACGAATGA
- the yfeB gene encoding Chelated iron transport system membrane protein YfeB, with amino-acid sequence MIRRAEGLSVEGLTVTYRNGHTALVGATFAIPTGTIAALVGINGSGKSTLFKAIMGFERALGRVVILGMPARAALKANLVAYVPQSEDVDWSFPVLVEDVVMMGRYGRMGPLRIPRARDHAAVDAAIARVGLGELRRRQIGELSGGQKKRVFLARALAQDSRMILLDEPFTGIDVKSEAAIVDLLRGLRDEGRVMLVSTHDLGSVPEFCDHTVLLKRSVLACGPTAEVFTRANLEAAFGGALRHVALGGGGAVMTDDERPLILYGNRAAEDGR; translated from the coding sequence ATGATCCGCCGCGCCGAAGGCCTGTCCGTCGAGGGGCTGACGGTCACCTACCGCAACGGCCACACCGCCCTCGTCGGCGCCACCTTCGCCATCCCCACCGGTACCATCGCGGCGCTGGTGGGGATCAACGGCAGCGGCAAATCGACGCTGTTCAAGGCGATCATGGGCTTCGAGCGCGCCCTCGGGCGGGTCGTCATCCTCGGCATGCCCGCGCGGGCGGCGCTCAAGGCCAATCTCGTCGCCTACGTGCCGCAGAGCGAGGACGTGGACTGGAGCTTTCCGGTTCTGGTCGAGGACGTGGTGATGATGGGCCGCTACGGCCGGATGGGGCCGCTGCGCATTCCCCGCGCCCGCGACCATGCGGCGGTGGACGCCGCGATCGCCCGCGTCGGCCTCGGCGAACTGCGGCGGCGACAGATCGGCGAACTTTCGGGCGGGCAGAAGAAGCGGGTCTTCCTCGCCCGGGCGCTGGCGCAGGACAGCCGCATGATTCTCCTCGACGAGCCGTTCACCGGCATCGACGTCAAGAGCGAGGCGGCGATCGTCGATCTTCTGCGCGGCCTGCGCGACGAGGGTCGGGTGATGCTGGTCTCCACCCACGACCTCGGCAGCGTGCCCGAATTCTGCGACCACACCGTGCTGCTCAAGCGCTCGGTGCTCGCCTGCGGGCCGACCGCGGAGGTCTTCACCCGCGCCAACCTCGAAGCCGCGTTCGGCGGCGCGCTGCGCCACGTCGCCCTCGGCGGCGGCGGCGCGGTGATGACCGACGACGAACGGCCGTTGATCCTCTACGGCAACCGCGCGGCGGAGGACGGCCGATGA
- a CDS encoding Major facilitator superfamily MFS_1 translates to MRERLHYGWIVAGVAFLVMMVGAGVRATPGVLIVPLEREFGWSNATISVSIAVTIFLYGLVGPFAAALFERFGLGRSVAVALLLLAAGVAATSRIAEPWHMTALWGVLVGCGTGMIAMVLGATVANRWFVKRRGLVLGALTASAATGQLVFLPMLASLSAAHGWRTVSYVVAAAALALVPPALWLLRDHPANLNLPRYGESTVAPPPVSTVNPAKRAIGALRDGLGARDFWLLSGTFFICGASTNGLVGTHLIPLCVDYGYTEVVGAGLLAAMGVFDLIGTTASGWLTDRYDSRKLLAWYYGLRGLSLMFVPFAFGYETLGLSVFAIFYGLDWIATVPPTVRLAGKAFGEANAALMFGWIAVAHQIGAASAAWAAGYVRTASGDYFAAFFGAGVLCLAAVVMALAIGRRPEPQDGLAAEAA, encoded by the coding sequence ATGCGCGAGCGGCTGCATTACGGATGGATCGTCGCCGGGGTCGCCTTTCTGGTGATGATGGTGGGGGCGGGGGTGCGCGCCACGCCGGGGGTTCTGATCGTGCCGCTCGAACGCGAGTTCGGCTGGAGCAACGCGACGATCAGCGTGTCGATCGCGGTGACGATCTTCCTCTACGGCCTGGTCGGGCCGTTCGCGGCGGCGCTCTTCGAGCGCTTCGGCCTCGGCCGCAGCGTCGCCGTGGCGCTGCTGCTGCTGGCGGCGGGGGTCGCCGCCACCTCGCGGATCGCCGAACCCTGGCACATGACCGCGCTGTGGGGCGTGCTCGTCGGCTGCGGCACCGGAATGATCGCGATGGTGCTCGGCGCGACGGTGGCGAACCGCTGGTTCGTCAAGCGCCGCGGACTGGTGCTCGGCGCGCTCACCGCTTCGGCCGCCACCGGCCAGTTGGTGTTCCTGCCGATGCTTGCCTCCTTGAGCGCCGCCCACGGCTGGCGCACGGTGTCCTACGTCGTCGCCGCGGCGGCGCTGGCGCTGGTGCCGCCGGCGTTGTGGCTGCTGCGCGACCACCCGGCGAACCTGAACCTGCCGCGTTACGGCGAAAGTACGGTTGCGCCGCCGCCGGTCTCCACCGTCAATCCGGCGAAGCGCGCGATCGGCGCGCTGCGCGACGGCCTCGGCGCACGGGATTTCTGGCTGTTGTCCGGCACCTTCTTCATCTGCGGCGCGTCCACCAACGGGCTCGTCGGCACCCATCTGATCCCGCTGTGCGTCGATTACGGCTATACCGAGGTGGTGGGGGCGGGGCTGCTGGCGGCGATGGGGGTGTTCGACCTGATCGGCACCACCGCGTCGGGCTGGCTTACCGACCGCTACGACAGCCGTAAGCTGCTGGCGTGGTATTACGGCCTACGCGGCCTGTCGCTGATGTTCGTGCCCTTCGCGTTCGGTTACGAGACCCTCGGGCTGTCGGTCTTCGCGATCTTTTACGGTCTCGACTGGATCGCCACGGTGCCGCCGACGGTGCGGCTCGCGGGCAAGGCGTTCGGCGAGGCCAACGCCGCGCTGATGTTCGGCTGGATCGCGGTGGCGCACCAGATCGGCGCGGCGTCGGCGGCGTGGGCTGCCGGGTATGTCCGCACCGCCTCCGGCGACTACTTCGCCGCGTTCTTCGGCGCGGGCGTGCTCTGCCTCGCGGCGGTGGTGATGGCGCTGGCGATCGGGCGGCGGCCGGAACCTCAGGACGGGCTCGCCGCCGAGGCCGCCTGA
- a CDS encoding putative N-acetylneuraminate transporter (Evidence 3 : Function proposed based on presence of conserved amino acid motif, structural feature or limited homology) — protein MSCDPATEGQPPQGGRPIRIDEMLAALAMALICVISLANVVVRYLTDVSFAFTEEFSVFLLVFMTLTGSAVAFATDGHIRIVFFRDLLPRRLRRLADAAALLLAGLLFAMVLYYGALFAWDEWEYEETSPGLGLPNWIYTVWLPVLSGWILARIGGRLFRLFRHGGDA, from the coding sequence TTGTCCTGCGATCCCGCAACCGAAGGCCAGCCCCCGCAAGGGGGCCGGCCGATCCGCATCGACGAGATGCTCGCCGCCCTGGCGATGGCCCTGATCTGCGTCATCAGCCTCGCCAACGTGGTGGTCCGCTACCTCACCGACGTCTCGTTCGCGTTCACCGAGGAATTCTCGGTGTTCCTGCTGGTGTTCATGACCCTTACCGGTTCGGCGGTGGCATTCGCCACCGACGGTCACATCCGCATCGTCTTCTTCCGCGATCTGCTGCCCCGCCGCCTCCGCCGCCTCGCCGACGCCGCGGCGCTGCTGCTCGCCGGGCTGCTGTTCGCGATGGTGCTCTACTACGGCGCGCTGTTCGCCTGGGACGAGTGGGAATACGAGGAGACGTCGCCCGGCCTCGGCCTGCCCAACTGGATCTACACCGTCTGGCTGCCGGTGCTCTCCGGCTGGATCCTCGCGCGCATCGGCGGCAGGCTGTTCCGGCTGTTCCGCCACGGCGGAGACGCGTGA
- a CDS encoding putative iron transport system membrane protein HI_0359 (Evidence 3 : Function proposed based on presence of conserved amino acid motif, structural feature or limited homology), whose product MSAVLDPLILTMSTDFMQRALLISALVAVPTALLSCFLVLKGWSLMGDAISHAVLPGIVLAYLAGLPLAVGAFAAGMTCALGAGYLQLNSRVKQDTVLGVVFSGMFAAGLVLYTKIETEIHLDHILFGDILGVLPADIRDSALIAALIVAAIALKWRDLLLQIFDPVQARAVGLPVRLLHYGLLAMLSLAVVGALKAAGIILTIAMLIAPGAIAFLLVRSFGRMLATAVAASLLACCVGVPLSALLDSAPAPTVVLMLTAEFAAAFAVSARRAAQAASAASPS is encoded by the coding sequence ATGAGCGCGGTTCTCGACCCGTTGATCCTGACGATGTCGACCGACTTCATGCAGCGGGCATTGCTGATCTCCGCCCTGGTCGCCGTGCCGACGGCGCTGCTCTCGTGCTTCCTCGTGCTCAAGGGATGGTCGCTGATGGGCGATGCGATCTCCCACGCGGTCCTGCCCGGCATCGTCCTCGCCTACCTCGCCGGACTGCCGCTCGCGGTCGGCGCGTTCGCGGCGGGGATGACCTGCGCCCTCGGCGCCGGATATCTCCAACTCAACAGCCGGGTCAAGCAGGACACCGTGCTCGGCGTGGTGTTCTCGGGGATGTTCGCGGCCGGGCTGGTGCTCTACACCAAGATCGAGACCGAGATCCACCTCGACCACATCCTCTTCGGCGACATTCTCGGCGTGCTGCCCGCCGACATCCGCGACAGCGCCCTGATCGCCGCGCTGATCGTCGCGGCGATCGCGCTCAAGTGGCGCGACCTGCTGCTGCAGATCTTCGACCCGGTGCAGGCGCGCGCGGTCGGGCTGCCGGTGCGGCTTCTGCACTACGGCCTGCTGGCGATGCTGTCGCTGGCGGTGGTCGGCGCTCTCAAGGCGGCGGGCATCATCCTCACCATCGCGATGCTGATCGCCCCCGGCGCGATCGCCTTCCTGCTCGTCCGCAGCTTCGGGCGGATGCTCGCGACCGCGGTCGCCGCCTCGCTTCTCGCCTGCTGCGTCGGCGTGCCGCTGAGCGCGCTGCTCGACAGCGCCCCCGCGCCGACGGTGGTGCTGATGCTGACGGCGGAGTTCGCGGCGGCGTTCGCGGTCTCGGCGCGCCGCGCCGCTCAGGCGGCCTCGGCGGCGAGCCCGTCCTGA
- a CDS encoding TRAP-type C4-dicarboxylate transport system, large permease component, which yields MDASCALLLSFVVLLVAGVPIAVSLGLAGVVGILAGLDTYALGTIGTNTYNGVAKYPLIAIPLFVLTGMIFERSGVAQKLVDFASALVGPRRGGLAVVAVLVCMLMGGMSGSGPADAAAVATVMIPSMAKAGYPRGFSAGVIAASASTAILIPPSIALIVYSIMVPGLDLRALFAGGVIPGLLAGLSVILPTLWLSARHGFGHLEEAKRPPLLKSFLAALPGLLAPVIILGGLRTGAFTPTEAAVVAVAYGLLVGILIYRTLTFADVYRALVDSAQTSAVILIIMSLAGIFAWAGSTLGAFDEGARLMFGLSDNGTVVLLLVMVVLLMAGMVLDGISIYLITLPLLIPLMERFAWDPTWFGILMAMNIAIGQFTPPVAVNLMVTAKVGGVSIEATTRWVIWFVISMAVAIGLVIAFPGIALWLPERLGYITG from the coding sequence ATGGACGCTTCCTGCGCGCTGCTCCTGAGCTTCGTGGTGCTGCTCGTCGCCGGCGTGCCGATCGCGGTGTCGCTCGGCCTCGCGGGCGTCGTCGGCATCCTCGCCGGGCTCGACACCTACGCCCTCGGCACCATCGGCACCAACACCTACAACGGCGTCGCCAAGTATCCGTTGATCGCGATCCCGCTGTTCGTCCTCACCGGCATGATCTTCGAACGCTCGGGCGTCGCACAGAAGCTCGTCGATTTCGCGTCGGCGCTGGTCGGCCCCCGGCGCGGCGGTCTGGCGGTGGTGGCGGTGCTGGTGTGCATGCTGATGGGCGGAATGTCGGGCTCCGGCCCGGCGGACGCCGCCGCAGTCGCCACCGTGATGATCCCCTCGATGGCCAAGGCGGGGTATCCGCGCGGCTTCTCCGCCGGGGTGATCGCCGCCTCCGCCTCGACCGCGATCCTGATCCCGCCGTCGATCGCGCTGATCGTCTATTCGATCATGGTGCCGGGGCTGGACCTGCGCGCCCTGTTCGCCGGCGGGGTGATCCCCGGCCTGCTCGCCGGGCTCTCGGTGATCCTGCCGACCCTGTGGCTGTCGGCGCGCCACGGTTTCGGCCACCTCGAGGAGGCGAAGCGCCCGCCGCTGCTCAAGAGCTTCCTCGCCGCCCTGCCCGGCCTGCTCGCGCCGGTGATCATACTCGGCGGCCTGCGCACCGGCGCCTTCACCCCCACCGAAGCGGCGGTGGTGGCGGTGGCCTACGGCCTGCTGGTCGGCATTCTGATCTACCGCACCCTCACCTTCGCCGACGTCTACCGTGCCCTCGTGGATTCCGCGCAGACCTCGGCGGTGATCCTGATCATCATGTCGCTGGCGGGCATCTTCGCCTGGGCGGGCAGCACCCTCGGCGCGTTCGACGAAGGTGCGAGGCTGATGTTCGGCCTCTCCGACAACGGCACCGTGGTGCTGCTGCTGGTGATGGTGGTGCTGCTGATGGCGGGCATGGTGCTCGACGGCATCTCGATCTACCTCATCACCCTGCCGCTGCTGATCCCGTTGATGGAGCGGTTCGCCTGGGACCCGACGTGGTTCGGCATCCTGATGGCGATGAACATCGCGATCGGCCAGTTCACGCCGCCGGTGGCGGTCAACCTGATGGTCACCGCGAAGGTCGGCGGCGTCAGCATCGAGGCGACGACGCGCTGGGTGATCTGGTTCGTGATCTCGATGGCGGTGGCGATCGGACTGGTGATCGCCTTCCCGGGGATCGCCCTGTGGTTGCCGGAGCGGCTCGGCTACATCACCGGATGA